One window of Pyxicephalus adspersus chromosome 4, UCB_Pads_2.0, whole genome shotgun sequence genomic DNA carries:
- the LOC140328339 gene encoding diacylglycerol O-acyltransferase 2-like has translation MEPIQEREERRKPNTRYIELLQILSVLQWILSFLLLGPVCILLISWIVYNQSWPLIVIYMLWMIFDWKTPERGGRRSVWMSRWTMWKYFRDYFPIKLHKTVDLDPSHNYIFGYHPHGIMSIGAFCNFGTDSTGFSKIFPNLKPHPTTLSGNFKVPLYRDYLLAAGMCSVTHSSIDYLLSCHGSGNAVVIVVGGAAEALKCNRNNHVLILKKRKGFIRKALTNGAFLVPVYSFGENEVLQQYHFEPGSWKKNIQELFQQWIGFAPCIFFGQGIFSSSSKGIMPLRRSINTVVGKPIPVPRMKNPSEQQVDMYHTLYIDCLQELFNAHKERFGLKQTDTLLLV, from the exons ATGGAGCCCATCCAGGAG AGAGAAGAAAGGCGCAAACCCAACACCCGGTACATAGAGCTTCTGCAAATTCTTAGTGTATTACAGTGGATCCTCTCATTTTTGTTACTGG GTCCTGTTTGCATACTTCTAATTTCATGGATTGTATATAACCAATCATGGCCCCTGATTGTCATCTACATGCTTTGGATGATCTTTGACTGGAAAACACCAGAGAGAG GTGGAAGACGGTCTGTTTGGATGAGTAGATGGACCATGTGGAAATATTTTAGAGATTATTTCCCCATAAAG cTCCATAAAACTGTAGATCTAGACCCAAGTCACAATTACATCTTTGGATACCATCCTCATGGCATCATGAGCATTGGAGCATTCTGTAACTTTGGCACAGACAGTACTGGTTTTTCCAAGATTTTTCCAAACTTGAAGCCACATCCCACCACATTATCTGGAAATTTTAAGGTGCCTTTATACAGAGATTACCTTCTGGCTGCAG GAATGTGCTCAGTGACCCATTCATCTATTGACTACCTCTTGTCCTGCCATGGTTCTGGCAATGCAGTAGTAATTGTGGTTGGTGGAGCAGCAGAGGCATTAAAATGTAACAGGAACAACCATGTACTCatattaaagaaaaggaaaggatttATAAGGAAGGCTCTAACTAATGG tgcattttTGGTTCCTGTGTATTCCTTTGGGGAGAATGAGGTTCTTCAGCAATATCACTTTGAGCCTggcagttggaaaaaaaacatccaggaaTTATTTCAACAATGGATTGGTTTTGCTCCCTGTATTTTCTTTGGGCAAGGGATCTTCTCTAGTTCTTCCAAAGGAATAATGCCACTAAGAAGATCCATCAACACTGTGG tTGGCAAACCTATCCCTGTGCCTAGGATGAAGAATCCTTCCGAACAGCAAGTGGATATGTATCATACTCTTTATATAGACTGTCTGCAGGAGCTTTTTAATGCACACAAAGAGCGTTTTGGTCTAAAACAGACTGACACCCTGTTACTGGTATGA
- the MOGAT1 gene encoding 2-acylglycerol O-acyltransferase 1, translating into MKVEFAPLNIPLVRRLQTAAVGQWVFSFLLLAQCCVGIFLMLVLGRFWLITALYVLWLYLDWETPQTGGRRWQWVRNWTVWRYFKDYFPIKLIKTADLEPQYNYLFGFHPHGVLVAGAFGNFCTNYTGFKELFPGLTPYLHILPFWFRCPFFREYIMCVGLVSASKKSVTHVLSRQKGGNAAVLVIGGAEESLDAHPGNLTLHILKRKGFIKVALKRGAHLVPVFSFGENELFLQVSNPKGSVLRNVQEKLQKIMGFALPLFHARGIFQYSFGLMPYRMPIHTVVGKPIPVNQTSNPTQEEIDKLHQLYLKALQELFEENKGKYGIPEHKSLIFT; encoded by the exons ATGAAGGTGGAGTTTGCCCCTCTCAATATCCCCCTAGTCCGAAGGCTGCAGACGGCTGCTGTGGGTCAATgggtcttttcttttttgttactgg cacaatgctGTGTGGGGATATTCCTCATGCTGGTACTGGGAAGGTTCTGGCTAATAACAGCTCTATATGTCCTCTGGCTCTATTTGGACTGGGAGACCCCACAAACTGGAGGCCGCAGATGGCAATGGGTGCGAAACTGGACAGTGTGGAGGTACTTCAAGGATTATTTTCCTATTAAA CTCATCAAGACAGCTGATTTGGAGCCTCAGTACAATTACCTTTTTGGATTTCACCCCCATGGAGTCCTAGTTGCTGGAGCCTTTGGAAATTTCTGCACAAACTACACTGGCTTTAAGGAGCTCTTTCCGGGCCTGACCCCTTACCTGCACATCCTTCCCTTCTGGTTCCGCTGTCCTTTCTTTCGCGAGTACATCATGTGTGTGG GTCTAGTGTCAGCTTCAAAGAAGAGTGTGACACATGTACTGAGCCGACAGAAGGGTGGAAATGCCGCAGTCCTAGTGATTGGGGGAGCTGAGGAGTCATTGGATGCTCATCCTGGAAATCTAACTCTACATATCCTAAAGAGGAAAGGATTTATCAAAGTGGCATTGAAAAGAGG TGCCCATTTGGTGCCAGTGTTCTCTTTTGGTGAGAATGAACTGTTTCTTCAAGTGTCCAATCCTAAAGGGTCTGTGCTGCGAAATGTACAAGAGAAGCTCCAGAAGATTATGGGTTTTGCTCTTCCCCTCTTTCATGCCCGTGGCATCTTCCAATACAGCTTTGGTCTAATGCCATATAGAATGCCCATCCACACTGTTG TAGGCAAGCCCATCCCAGTGAACCAAACCTCAAACCCCACTCAGGAAGAGATTGACAAACTTCATCAGCTCTACCTTAAAGCTCTCCAGGAACTGTTTGAGGAGAACAAGGGGAAGTATGGCATTCCTGAACATAAATCACTGATCTTCACATGA